GAAAGTTTGGCTAAACCTATCAGAAGAAACAATCTTGTCAGACTGTAGTGTCTGCTAAGCTCTTCATGTCATTCATGAGTGTTCATgcacatgtatttttcttttaactccGTTAATCCTGTTGGGATTATATCgctgattaattttatttatttatttttttccatctgcgAAGTCACTAAAATAGTAGTATGTGGGAGATTATTTTTGCAATACAAAATGTAAGTGCTTACattaagaaacaaaggaaaaactatgTTCTGTGGAAACTATTGCACCATTATAAAAATGTCACTGGCATTTTAAGAAGTATTAGCTTAATCCAAACTTCCTTGCACATTTATTGTTTTATGCATTGTCCTTAGTAGTTACATAACTATGTTGGCACATGTGGAATATCAGACGAATGAAAAGATCATCTTCCTTCCCCAGAGGGAAAGCCTATtaacactgcttttcttttctatgtagttcttcttttctgtaatttagCTTCTAGCTAAGGAAGCTTAGAGCATAGTAAAGGATGCAGAAGTTTTCTGACATTTAGTTGACAATGTTTATACTACAGCtattttaattactgcttttaaggaacatttcttctttgagttgctggtttttgtttttaatcttttttggAAATACCAGATGTAGCAACAGCAACATCACTCTTTTCAAAGCAGGGGTCTAATTAAAATGTGCTGAACCAAACAGGCAAAATCCACATTTGCACTGTGCctgaacaaaattaaacaatatTGTGCCTAAAAAGAGCATTGTTCTTTGCTGCGTGTAAAAGTTGATGAGCACAACGGATCCTTTAACAAtgcctttcttttgtttattaacAGTGTGTACCCTATTCCTAGAACAGTTTATCTCCTCCCAGCCATAACGTGTACAATTAGCAGAATAtggatttctgaaaataattgtttcagatgattttaatgctttttaagGAGATAACTGTCTGTAAGACTGCTGTTCCTTGAAGTGCAGaaacttttgggaagaaaaactggcgttttttttttgtatgtgcatTCATCTCAGAGATTTTTAGGACTGTTGTGATGAGGCCATTTATAAAGGACTCTTTTCTTTGGACTTTCTTGGTAAATAGCTTTAGAGTACTGGGAGAAGACCAAGCCTGTACTGCCTATACTAAACAACTTGAAAGTGTATGTTGGTTTGTTGCCTTagtggggggtgtggggggagggAATTACATATGCTACCTAGAAGAGCTGTATCAGCACAAAATGACCGTTGTAGAAGCAACTCTACAGCCAGAAGAATTCTGCTGTAAGCTTTAGCTAATGTTGTTTGTGAAAGGAATGGAATAGCCCTAGCAGAAAACCCTCTTTTGCTTGTTAAATGCTATGTAATTATGCCAACAGAATTTCTGAAGTACAGCCAGGCAAAGAAGCTGGCAGAAGCATGAAAAGAGAAATCCCAAAGCAGTGTCAAAACAAAGCTTAGTTGTTGAAGTTGTGTGGTACGTAGACCTTGAGCCAATGATTTGAGAGAGGATTTTCAGTCTTTATGTTTTATTACTgacaaaatagtatttttttttgggtaTTCTGTccagaattttcattttattatttcagtgttGAAACTCataggtgttttttcttttttttcttttttttttttttttcaaattaaatagtGAAAGATAAAATTCTCCTTACCTATGCTTCAGAATACTGTAGGGTGCAGAGCAGGACTATCCCTTTCACTAACACCAAGACATTTAATCGGTTTAGCTGTATATAATCTACCATGTCTCTGATGACCTGTAGACCTGTCTGGCTAATTAGACATAAATCGGCTTTGTGCCAAAATAGCCTGATTTAGAATATAGCTCATTACATTTGagtgacaaattattttaagactCACGATATTAACAGTTCTGTGTTTCATACAGTAGGTGTATTCAAGTAGAAGGTCAGCAATGTCAGTTTTGGAGGGAGAGGTATTTTACATcatctgtgcaaaaaaaaaaaagccattgaCAGTAAGTAAAAGCAGACCTACTTCTTATGGACtagggaaagagaggaaaattgAATAGCAAAAATTAAGTAGTTGTGAAGTCTAATACTAGGAAAGAAAGCTTATTTTAGTAGGTTCTGTGAACCAGAAGACTGCTATTGGAGACAGACTATCAACTACACAAGATTTCATCTTGGAAAGAATCCTCACCTCAATTTGTGATATATGTGATTTGAGCCttgtgttttccatttctcttctccCACAGGTGGGGAGAGTTTAGGTTATTAGTGCACTGGGTTTGTTGGCACTGATGAAATAACCAATTAAGACATACAGCAACCATTTAGGAAAGTACCATTTCTGTGCAGGAGGAAACTACAGGAGCTCTTCAAGGATTGATGTAGGGACTAATTTAATGTTTTGATTAATGATAGCACAAGAAATAGGAATAGGTTCATGAAGTTTGTGAACTAATTTTGAAAGCATTATCAACACGAGAACTGTAGATACTATATTAAAAGGAGTATATGTCCTTTAGGATTGAACAGAAACAGGATGAAAGTTATTGGCTTAGAATGCGATGTTTTTCACTTAAGGAATGGAAACTTGCATCACAAGTTGGGAACTCATTAGTTAAAATTGGAAATGAGAGAAGATGTACATGAGGTGCAGTGAATGATCAACATATAACTTTTGGGGCACGAACATGACATGATTATAGAAAAAAGGTAAATGCAGTCTTGTGTATACCAAGAGAGATTTCTGTAAGAAATTGCAGTGTCTGGGTGCCACCATGCAAGACTCaaatactgaatatttcatGCAATTCTGATTATCCATGTTCATGACGTGCATTCAGACAGAttcaaagaaaagtgaaatacagATGTAATGAAGTATTATATGAAAATGGATTAGGTGAGCTTTTTGTGCtacaaaggaagcaaaaagaagaaatgttgcTGTTCTTTAGAGATAGAAAAGAGTGAAAAGAGAAGTTACTATAAAGAAATACAGTGATACAGTAATGAAGGAGAATAAACTGGTCAACAGATAAtggaaatcacttttttttttttgtttgtttgttttttaactgtgGAAATAATGACATTTGGAATGGTCTTTCTGGTAAGTTTATTGTCCTCTAATGGGGATGCATATGGGGGAAGATTCTACTTCTTCTCAGTAGAATCACTCTTCCATTCAAAAAGATTCTGAAGAAGACAAATGGCACGTAAAGGTGTTCTGTTTAGCAGTACCCAGCACTAGCAAGCAAGTTTCAAGGATTCTTTCTCCATGCTAACAACGCTGTATTGTTAAGGAGTTTATCAATTATCATTGTTCAAACATAACAGTACTATTTGTGTTGCCTACTTGGGATTTTTACATGCTATTTAACAACAGCATTTTGTCATCTCTCAGCAAAATACTCCCCACTGTCAATCTGAacatctttctcttctttgagAAACTTCAAATCAATATGAAAATGCTGTGAACCTACATATTTAGCAAAACTACTTTGCTGAAGAAAGCTAGTATTTGAAATTAACGTACTTACACAATTTATTCAAAGTAATATTTGAAATTAACGTGCTTATATAATTTAGTCAAAGGtcaagacaacaacaacaaaaaagccaatgTTATTGCTGTACTTAAAAATGAGGCAAGAAAACTGTAAAGAACAGCCAAAACAGAGAgaatccccccatatccctaGTACacctgagggaaaaaaaaagcatgaaactGATTAAAGAACTGGTTCATTCATCTGTTGTGGTTCACATGTGATTTCCATAGTCCactaaaataatgttaaaaactTTCAGCAGCTGTGAtataattagcattttttttgtaatttgagAGCTGTAGATTTCATGAGGAATTTTACTATAGTAAAGACTGTAGGATATGATCCTACAGATATAGTATTGTGTGGCAGCCAGCTGCAGAAAACAATAGAATTAGGCAGCTGATTCCTCTCTAAAATAATAAGGTCTCAGTACAAGTTGTATAcatgaatataaaaatacaacaatGGGAAGTTGTTGGAAAATATTCTATAAAATTAGAGAGCACTTCACTGAAGCCAATGGGATTATATTGATAGATTAAAGCATTGGAACCAGCTTTCCTGAAATTACAGTCTATCCTGAAATTCATTCATCACACTTTGGAATACCATGAAGATACCTTCATGAACATCTGCCTTCTTCAGAGCACGGTTGACCATGTGATTGTCTTCTCCATGACTAAAAAAGTTAAGCAGCACCTTCAAAGCAAAAACTTCGATCACTCTACGGATAAGCTACCAAGTGGTGCTCCATCAGAACTAGGAATGATACTCTAGTGCTAACTTAGGCTTCCTCCCCTAGAGTGTGAATGTATGAAGCAAGAATTAAATCAGAACCAGTTTACGACTCTAGCGCCAGCACTGACTTCACAGTGACATTTTCTGCATCATTCACAGTCTGtatcaatgttttctttcagcacaCCTAAATCAGATTTTGTCAATTCATGTGTAGTTACTATTAATCTTGAATAGACAGAAAAGCCTGTAATAGCCTACAGCTGTGCACCTGGCctataggaaaaaaagtgaagaagcTACAACAACCTATTAAATCTGCTAGAGACTAGAATACAGATTGCTTTATTAGACTATTTTACTAAGAACAGCTTTTGCATTCCCACATGGTGAATTTCCTGGGAAAATTTCTCAAACATAGTAATGTGGTATGAAATTATGATTCCTtatgcagtatttttctcttccctttctgtagTCAAAAAAGCAATTAACTTAATCATATCAAGGAGAAACTTAACTATAAATAAGCCTGTAATTCTAATCAATTTTCAGCAGTGATACTGGATTGAAGCAGTTATTGCAGCTTGCTAGATGACTAACTTTGTGCTTAAAAGGAATTCTATTAGACAAAACGTCCATGCTGAAGTAGGATGTGTAAATTATCTTAATTGTAGAGGTCTACTGGCAAGGCTCTTAATTCATGGGAGGAGaccaaatattattttcagaaatgttacaTTCCCTGCATGTATACAGATAAATCTACAGATGCTCAGTGTACCCCATCACCTGGCTGGGAGGGAGATGTTGTGTATGCTCTGTCACAAGAATGAAATCTATGGCTCACCTATTTCACCGTGCTGGGTACCACAGTTTTAGAACAGCATAGGTTCtgcattacatttaaaaataaataaacaggtaatattttagataaaaaatatcaaatgttcATTAGGTCTTCTTTACTCATATAAGCATGGTtataagcaaaaagaaaaaacaaaagaaagaaccCCCCCAGAAAACAGCCAGTTGAAAACCCAAAAGTGAACCAAGCAAAACAAGTCATCCAAAACCTAATAGACTAGATAAATGAGGCTACTTTGGAATTCAGGAGTAACATGCCAGTAACTAAACCTCCATATTTTGTCTATCCATTCTAGTCGAAGGTCTTAGATGTATTTGGTACAATACAATGTTGTTGTTGAACTTTTAGAGTATCTTAGTTAGAAAACCATTTACAAAAAGTAATTCTCTCATCATCTGTGTATTCTAAATATTATTGTACATACAGAGAAACAAGTACAAAGGAAGTTGTCTGAAGTTGTAGAATGACTCAGTGGCACACCTAGAAACTGGATTGTTCATATCTTGTTACTGCTGTGCCTTCTGCCTCTATTTTTTCATCTCATTCCCTTTGGACAGggacagaagaacaaaacataAACATCTCATAGTCTGCAAATTACAGGAAAACACTTACTGCAGCCTATCACCTTGAAAAAAACCACGAAATtctaaaaccaagaaaaatTATTGTGAGGTTCTGTTTGGAGATCCTCTTGCTTTTCTACAGCTTGTAAAGTTTAGCACCTGCTCAAGAAATGTCTTCTATAAATaaccattttctgtttcagacagAATTTACATTGAAAATTATCTTGGTGCAGCTGTTCGTTTTTTTTCTACAATTGTGATTTGCCAAAAAGGAATATTAATTTCTTGGGGGCCTCAGAGTTGAACCCTTTTGACATGATGCTGTGTAGTAGAGCTGTGATCGAAGTCTGTTGCTGCTAACAGTTCTTAGAACTGCTAAAACGGAGACTTGAAAAGCCCTTTGTAGACGGTCCTCACTCTTACCAtttctgtggcttttcagtTCCGTAATTACTGACCCTGATGGCACGCTGCCCTAAAAATGAATACTTTGATAATCTGGTGCTCTCTTGTAAGCCTTGTCATCTTCGATGTTCTGGTATGCCACCATCTTCATGTGAAAACTACTGTGATAAGAGTAAGTAGTTTTTCTGCAGTACTTTGTAGCTATGCTGGGCATTTTCATGTTGTATTTTACATAGATTCATATACATACAAACTTAAAAGAGATAATCTAAAACCTGGAAGATGTTTATCAGAGTAATATATAGGCTCAACAGTATTAAAGAAATGTACAGGATatcaatatatacatatttcagtACTGTATGAGTATGTTTGAGTGTGTTAAGAGTAAACTGTTAAAGCTCTCTAGCTTTACTTATGCTGTCACTTAAAAGAAATAGCTGTTGCTCCTTTGATATAGAAGTTTTATGTATTGGGCACGTGTTTACTGTACATTGGTTATTGCTTACAATGaatttaatgcatttctttatttcataagGTACTGATTCAGGTGGAGTTCTTTGGATTTGTTTGGGCTTTGGAGTAATTTTAATGCTCACTTTATTCACATTAATGGTCTTGTTTAAGTGGAAGCGCCTAAAGCaactaaaagaaaaactgaaaaacacaggTGAATAAATATGATTCTTTATCAAATAATTAAGTTGTTCTACTTTCTAGCTACTCTTATAACCTAAACACATTACATATAACATATTCCAGATTCTGATAACTGTCTGTGGATTGTTTCTTATTTCTCAGATAGTCTTAATGAAGTTATTAAAGTTATTAGGGAGTAAAATATCCAGATGGTGACTTGTAAAAGGAGCAATCTCTGTTTGTTAGTTCTAGATCATGTCACGACTGTATTTGCTTACTTATGTATACCTGGCTTAATTGCTGGTGTTTGAGAAATCACTTAGGAACCTTAAATAGCAAATGATTGTTTTAATGGCTTCGTTCTCCTCCTATTGAATAGAAAGGTAGAGGATACACATTTAATATTGGCATTCCATcttagaagaaattaaataatgttACTTAATTTTCTGGCTTGTGAGAAGTGTATGTGGTATATTTTGGGAAGGTGGgaaaattttgtaaaatgtaaaaataattcacaCTGGTATTTGTGGAAAGTTCAGCCAATAAATAATTGAttagaaaatatgtatttggtAACTTGAATGCTTATCCTGAAATATAGGGGGGACATTGTCATAGAACAAAAGATTATTGTTTATAACTGCATCTTACAACTTTCCCTGCATCTTAAAACTTTCACTAAGGCTAGGAATACAGGTGGAACATAAAGAAACTTGGATCCTTAATAACTGTATGTCTGGTATAGCATGATGTATGTACTAAATTAACTTTTGTATAATTACAGGCTCTTCTGTGGAGCTGAATGATGTTCTCAAGGCTAATACAGAAAGCACTGTGCAGACAGATGGAATTAGACACTCACTTCAAAGTGAAACATTAATGTATTCAGTGGAGGAATGCACTTGTAGTGACTGTGGCTTGGTAAAACCTCAGACTGGCTGTGAAACTTCATTTCCATTACCAGCTACGGAAGAAGGAGCTACTGTTCTAGTTACAACAAAATCCTTTGATTATTGCAACTATATTCTGGGTGCTGCGTGTCTATGAGAGAAGTAGTAAATTTTTACTGCATAATAATAATTCAGTTATTCGAGTATAGCTATTAATCTTCATAGTTAAGAGTTAGTGGGGAAGGCTAGTACATCTTCCTTTTTAGACCCTGCATCAAACTTTCATTTATATtgtcatattatttttaattctttggtcaaatttttttacattattctCAAATACCAAAATAGTGACTggcatttttaaattctgaaagtCCCTATGTACAATGGCTCTTTCAGTACTTTGAGATTGTATCTACTTACACCAGATATATGCAAACTCATCAATAAACAATCTTGCAATTATATGTTTCATGATAAATTCAGATCTTACGCTGAAAATTGCTTGAGGCAGAAATGAAGATCTACATAGCATCCCCAGCATTGCaaagaataatttcaaataGCCTCTGTGATGCTTGAAATAGGAATGTTCCAATGATGAGTACCTTTGCTGAGTACAGAGTCCCTCCTAGCTCAGATAGGATCTCAGGGTCACATGAAAGGGGGTTGCGGTGCTGTGGAGTACCACACATATAATCCTGATGGTGGACATGGTGGACAATATCCTTTAaatgccaattttttttttcagactgtcttataaagatttctttttacatagttttttttttttaatttgttatttgGACAGGTACTGCTGATTAGATACTGTCATGGTAGGCTATTGTGTGGCCTGAAACTAGGAATATACTTGTGTCACCTTGCCTCTCAAGTGTCATTT
This is a stretch of genomic DNA from Anser cygnoides isolate HZ-2024a breed goose chromosome 15, Taihu_goose_T2T_genome, whole genome shotgun sequence. It encodes these proteins:
- the TNFRSF17 gene encoding tumor necrosis factor receptor superfamily member 17 → MARCPKNEYFDNLVLSCKPCHLRCSGMPPSSCENYCDKSTDSGGVLWICLGFGVILMLTLFTLMVLFKWKRLKQLKEKLKNTGSSVELNDVLKANTESTVQTDGIRHSLQSETLMYSVEECTCSDCGLVKPQTGCETSFPLPATEEGATVLVTTKSFDYCNYILGAACL